Proteins encoded by one window of Lathyrus oleraceus cultivar Zhongwan6 chromosome 1, CAAS_Psat_ZW6_1.0, whole genome shotgun sequence:
- the LOC127096284 gene encoding uncharacterized protein LOC127096284, which translates to MSDSSSSKPSNPNREDPVVDSANTLHARRPKETVSGFSSAIALEERTREGSRYVHNAIATMVTGILSGNNKVLGVSIPLNTIEPDSVAYQENIEFLGKNISDDVEQTDAHKDSNVDKPLDNVAGEEVHVTHDVSNNPNCEAETVDLEEFSDNELLSSVLPNIAKRVRTRREKKTVAQRSPRKKIDVPTSSKTKVAVEGSLKRKVHGPTKSWSKGVPKKKKTKSIVAESDSDVPCDVPDTLWKYVYQKRLVLERELAQNVLECKDIMDLIQEAGLMKIVTQFSKCYEMLVKEFIVNLSEEYADGKSKEFRKVYV; encoded by the exons ATGTCTGATTCCTCTAGCTCTAAACCAAGCAACCCTAACAGAGAAGATCCTGTTGTTGACTCTGCGAATACCTTacatgcaagaagacctaaagaaactgTATCAGGCTTCTCCTCAGCCATCGCTCTTGAGGAACGAACCAGAGAAGGTTCCAGGTATGTTCACAATGCCATTGCCACTATGGTGACTGGAATACTGTCTGGTAATAATAAGGTCCTTGGGGTTTCCATTCCCTTAAACACTATTGAACCTGATAGTGTTGCTTATCAAGAAAATATTGAGTTTTTAGGAAAGAACATATCTGATGATGTTGAGCAAACTGATGCTCATAAGGATTCAAATGTTGACAAACCCTTAGATAATGTGGCTGGTGAGGAAGTGCATGTCACTCATGATGTCAGTAACAACCCTAATTGTGAGGCTGAAACAGTAGACTTGGAGGAATTTTCTGATAATGAGTTGTTGTCCTCAGTCCTCCCTAacatagccaaaagggttaggactaggagagaaaagAAAACAGTGGCTCAAAGGTCCCCTAGAAAGAAGATTGATGTTCCAACCTCTTCCAAGACAAAGGTGGCAGTCGAGGGCTCCCTCAAGAGGAAAGTTCATGGTCCaacaaaatcttggagcaaaggGGTGCCCAAGAAAAAGAAGACCAAGTCTATTGTTGCTGAGTCTGACTCAGATGTTCCATGTGATGTCCCTGACACtct ATGGAAATATGTTTATCAGAAGAGGCTGGTTTTGGAAAGGGAATTAGCTCAGAATGTCCTAGAATGTAAGGATATTATGGACCTTATTCAAGAGGCTGGTTTAATGAAGATTGTGACTCAGTTCTCAAAGTGCTATGAGATGTTGGTAAAGGAATTTATTGTCAATTTGTCTGAAGAATATGCTGATGGGAAGTCTAAGGAATTCAGGAAAGTgtatgtgtaa